A window of Roseiflexus castenholzii DSM 13941 genomic DNA:
TGTGCGGGTGCTGTGGCGATTGATTGCGGCACGGTTGCCGCACACAGCACGCCTGGCGCGGTTGCGCCTGTACGAAACAAGTGACCTGTGGGCAGAGTACGATGGCGCGGAGGAGACAACCTTTGCGCGCATGTATGCCTTCTCTGCTGCGCACCGGTTGCACTCGCCCTTGCTTTCCGATAAAGAAAACCTGGCGATCTACGGCAAGTGCAACAATCCAAACGGGCATGGGCATACGTATACGCTTGAGGTGACCGTCGCCGGTCCTGTCGATCCTGAAACCGGCATGGTGATCGACCTGACGGCAATGGACCGGACCGTGCGCAGTGTGCTCGACCGGCTCGACTATCGGCATCTCGACCGTGAAATTGCAGCGTTTGCCACACAGCCTTCCACTGCCGAGAATATTGTGATCTATCTGTGGCAGGAACTCGCGCCGCGCTTCGAGGGGCGTCTGCGTCATCTGAAGTTGTGGGAAACGCGCAAAAATGTGTTCGAATATACCGGACCGGGCGCAGCACTGCCGCATACCCGACATAACCGCTGAAGGGAAACCCACGGATTGCCGCGTAAATCCGTGTTCTCACCGTGCCAGATCT
This region includes:
- a CDS encoding 6-carboxytetrahydropterin synthase; its protein translation is MIYATRRFEFSAAHRYWRSDWSAEENERVFGPCAYPYGHGHNYTLDVTITGDLDPRTGMVMNMTELKALVSEVLEEFDHKHLNEDTPYFCEQLPTTENIVRVLWRLIAARLPHTARLARLRLYETSDLWAEYDGAEETTFARMYAFSAAHRLHSPLLSDKENLAIYGKCNNPNGHGHTYTLEVTVAGPVDPETGMVIDLTAMDRTVRSVLDRLDYRHLDREIAAFATQPSTAENIVIYLWQELAPRFEGRLRHLKLWETRKNVFEYTGPGAALPHTRHNR